The Methanosphaera sp. region AATGCTATCAGAATACACAATAGGAGATTAAGCTATGAATAATCAAGAATTAGTAGAAAAAACATTCACAAAACCATTCAATGAAGAATCCTATCTGGATTTCCTAGTAGAACTACTAAATACATCAAATATAGGATATGAAGGAACAATAGAAGATATTGGAAAAGGATTTGACAGCTACATAGATGAAGTATATGACTATGGAACCTTCACAGATGATGAATATGAAGACTTAAAACTCTATGTAATAAAACTAAAAGAAAACAAATCACCAGAACGAGCACGAACAATGCAACGTAACCTCGTTGGAAAACTACTAAAAGATGAATCCATATCAAATGCACTCGTAGCATTCTATAGTGATGAAAGTAGTGATTGGAGATTTTCATATATAAATATAAAATATGACATGGATGAAAAAGGAAAAATCAAATCCACACTATCACCAGCAAAAAGACAATCATACTACGTCGGACCAAACCAGTCAAATCACACATGTCAAAGTAAATTTAATGATTTATTATACTATGATGAAATAATAATAGAACAGATAAAAGAAGCATTCAAAGTAGAAAATGTAACAGATGAATTCTTCAAAGAATACAAAGAACTATTTCACACACTTGCCGATGCAATACAAAATATCATAGATACAGATGAAACAGTAAAAGAAGAATTTGAAACAAAAGAAATAAAATCAGCAGACTTTGCAAAGAAAATATTAGGACAAATTATATTTGTATATTTCATACAGAAAAAAGGATGGTTAGGAGTTAAAGAAGGTCAAAAATGGGGTGAAGGATCTAAAAATTTCATAAAAGAACTCTATAATAAACAATATATTGAATATGATAACTTCTTCAATGATGTACTAGAACCATTATTTTATGTGGGATTTTCAACATCAATAGATGATAATCATTACTCAGAATTTAACTGTAAAATACCATTCATAAATGGTGGAATATTTGAAAATATTAAAGATTATAATTGGAGAAAAACTAATATAAATATTCCAAATGAAATTTTTGAAGAAATAATAGATACATTTAACACATATAATTTCACAGTAAAAGAAGATGAACCACTAGAACGAGAAGTTGCAATTGACCCTGAAATGCTGGGAAAAGTATTTGAAAGCCTTCTTGAAGTTGATGAACGTAAGCAAAAGGGAGCATTCTATACTCCAAGACATATTGTACATCAAATATGTCAAGAAACACTCATATCATATTTACATGAAAATACAGAAGATATACCAAGAGATGACATAACAAAATTCATAAAAGAAGGACATCTTGCAATTGATACAATAATAAAAGTACAGGAAGAGAAACTCTCAGATCAAGAAGCATCAAAACAAATACCAATACCAAATACAATAATAGCTAATCTTGATATAATAGATGATCTCCTAGCTAATGTAAAAGTAGTGGATCCTGCAGTAGGATCAGGAGCATTTCCAGTAGGAATGCTAAATGAAATAGTACAAGCGAGATCAATAATCCAAATGAGATGTGGAGTCAATGATATAAACTACTATGATCTAAAACACGAAACTATAGAAAATTCACTCTATGGTGTAGATATAAGTTATTCAGCAGTAGATATAGCAAAACTAAGATTTTGGCTATCACTCATAGTAGATGAAGAATCAATAGAAGATATAAAACCTCTACCAAACTTGGATAATAAAATAATGTGTGGAAACTCAGTAATAGATACATTTGAAGGAATAGAACTATTTGATAAAACCTTAGTAGAATCAGAAAATAAAGCACAGACCACATTTTTTGATAAAAAATCAGAAATAATATTCAGAGAATTAAACAATAAAAAAAAATCATACTTCAATGAAAGTTCAACATCGACTAAAAAACAACTAAAACATGAAATACAAGATAAAAAATGGCAATTCATAGAACAAACAATCAAAGAAAATACAAACTACAAAAACAAAGAAGAAATACTCAATAAAATTAATAAATTTAAATATGCAGAATCAAAACCATTCTTCATATGGGAACTAGAATTTTCAGAAGTATTCCAAGGAAAAAATCCAGGATTTGACATAGTAATAGGAAATCCGCCATATGTAAGACAGGAAAATATAAAAGAATTAAAACCAGCACTTAAAGAAATATATGAAACATATACAGGAGTTGCTGATTTATATGTTTACTTTTTTGAAAAAGGAATTAAACTATTAAAAGAAAATGGGTGTTTGTCTTATATAACCTCAAATAAATATACTAGAGCAAACTATGGTAAAAAATTAAGAGAATATATATTGAAATATTATATTGAATTATATATTGATTGTACAAAAAATTCAGTATTTGAAGAAGCAGCAGTTGATACTTCGATAATCCAGTTAATTAATAAAAATGAAAATAATACTCAATTATATGTTGATAATAGTTTTTATATGGATCAGAATAATTTAAATAATGATACTTTTTCTTTTCTTAAGCCAAAAATATTTAATGTGAAAGAGAAAATCTTAAATCAGGGAGTAAAATTAAGTAATTTTAAAGGTGTTGAAATAAAAAGAGGTATTGTAACTGGATATAATAAAGCTTTTATTATAGATGAAGAAACAAAAAATAACTTAATAAAAAAAGATCCAAAGAATAAAAATATAATTAAACCAGTACTTAAAGGAAAAGATATAAGTAAATGGGAAATTTTATTTGAAA contains the following coding sequences:
- a CDS encoding Eco57I restriction-modification methylase domain-containing protein, yielding MNNQELVEKTFTKPFNEESYLDFLVELLNTSNIGYEGTIEDIGKGFDSYIDEVYDYGTFTDDEYEDLKLYVIKLKENKSPERARTMQRNLVGKLLKDESISNALVAFYSDESSDWRFSYINIKYDMDEKGKIKSTLSPAKRQSYYVGPNQSNHTCQSKFNDLLYYDEIIIEQIKEAFKVENVTDEFFKEYKELFHTLADAIQNIIDTDETVKEEFETKEIKSADFAKKILGQIIFVYFIQKKGWLGVKEGQKWGEGSKNFIKELYNKQYIEYDNFFNDVLEPLFYVGFSTSIDDNHYSEFNCKIPFINGGIFENIKDYNWRKTNINIPNEIFEEIIDTFNTYNFTVKEDEPLEREVAIDPEMLGKVFESLLEVDERKQKGAFYTPRHIVHQICQETLISYLHENTEDIPRDDITKFIKEGHLAIDTIIKVQEEKLSDQEASKQIPIPNTIIANLDIIDDLLANVKVVDPAVGSGAFPVGMLNEIVQARSIIQMRCGVNDINYYDLKHETIENSLYGVDISYSAVDIAKLRFWLSLIVDEESIEDIKPLPNLDNKIMCGNSVIDTFEGIELFDKTLVESENKAQTTFFDKKSEIIFRELNNKKKSYFNESSTSTKKQLKHEIQDKKWQFIEQTIKENTNYKNKEEILNKINKFKYAESKPFFIWELEFSEVFQGKNPGFDIVIGNPPYVRQENIKELKPALKEIYETYTGVADLYVYFFEKGIKLLKENGCLSYITSNKYTRANYGKKLREYILKYYIELYIDCTKNSVFEEAAVDTSIIQLINKNENNTQLYVDNSFYMDQNNLNNDTFSFLKPKIFNVKEKILNQGVKLSNFKGVEIKRGIVTGYNKAFIIDEETKNNLIKKDPKNKNIIKPVLKGKDISKWEILFENSYLVCTANGINVEKEYPTIYTYLNQYVDDLRKRYDKGDKWYNLRTCKYYSDFEEGKLIWPVISGKFGLFAVYDENNFYIDQTCFMLNHDDKNVLKILGALFSSKVLNFVFKIIGGMLGSKGLILKKLHVKNLPIKFPDDEFADRLVELVDRLQYETTNLNNLTEDKQEVKKVLISKLEDELNDIIYKLYNLNSDDIEIIENFLNS